The stretch of DNA TCGACACGCTGGGTCCCCTCTGGGGCACCGGGGCGCTTGCAGACAAGACCTTCAGCGCCATGACGAGCGCCCAAAACGCCCACGGCGGGCAGGAGACGACCCTCCAGACGCTGTACATCACCGCAATGCACTGGGGCGCGATCCTGGTGCCGCCCGGCTACACCGACCCGGCGATCTTCGCCTCGGGCGGCAACCCCTACGGCGCCAGCATCACCGCGAACGGGCAGCCCCTGAGCGAGGAGGACAAGGCCACCATCCGTCATCAGGCCCGCCGCCAGGTCGAGATCACCCGCCAGCTCAAGGGCTGAAGTTGGATTTCAGCGCGCTCCGGGGCAACCTGGGGCGCGTTTGTATGGCCTCAGCGCGGGTAAAGGTCGCGGAAGTACACGCCCCTTGGGTCGGCCCAACCCCGCAGGGAGGCATACGGCAGGACGATCGTCTCAGCGCAGGCGAAGGCCACGTGGGGTAACCCTGTGGGTGTGACGGCCAGTCCCGCCGGGGTGAGGTTCGCCGTGAACGTCGGGTCGCGGTCCGTCAGGGCCTCGCGGCAGTCCGCCCCCACCTTCACCCCGGCGAGGTACAGGCTGTTCAAACGAGGCGCCGTTACGCCCGGCCAGATCACCGTGATGGGCACTTCCCGCCCACTGATGCGGTCCAGAATCAGCCCTACGTCGAAAGCATCGGGATGGGCGCCGCCGCAGTAGTACCCGGCATTCTCGGCCACGCTGAGGAGCCGGGGACCGCGAAAGGTGACCTGGGCCGTCAGCGTGTACCCGTCGCCTCCGGCGGGGGCGTCACCGAGCTGGGAGCGGCAGTCGAGCGCGTTCGCGGCGTGGAGGAGTTGGCGGTCTTGCAGTGCGGCGTTCAGGGCCGCACTGCCGCCGGGGATGCGCGGGTAGGTCAATCCGGTCAGGGGTTCCCGGACGCTCGTCCTGTCCGGTGCTGGGACCCAGGGACGATTCAGTTTCAGAAAGGCGAGCGGGGCCGAGGTTCGGAGCCCCCGCAGGCCCGGCGAGTCGGGGAGGTTCAGGGGCAGGCGCGTCACATCGAGCGGCGCGAGGGTGACGGGCAGAGGTTGTCCGCCGTCGGGGCGGCG from Deinococcus apachensis DSM 19763 encodes:
- the wrbA gene encoding NAD(P)H:quinone oxidoreductase; translation: MTSPAPVRMTIVYYSTYGTNHQMAEVAAEAAREAGAEVRLVKARETAPQEVVNSQDAWKAQQERTAHVPEATLSDLENVDAIMFSSPTRFGGAASQIRAYIDTLGPLWGTGALADKTFSAMTSAQNAHGGQETTLQTLYITAMHWGAILVPPGYTDPAIFASGGNPYGASITANGQPLSEEDKATIRHQARRQVEITRQLKG